A window of Haloarcula sp. H-GB4 contains these coding sequences:
- a CDS encoding AbrB/MazE/SpoVT family DNA-binding domain-containing protein → MTIPKEFRDKLQIDPPSRVRFDENENGEIVVRPVKRPSELRGALASESETHEQTATRQLRERRAKDKQRADDTHSLSKQDK, encoded by the coding sequence ATGACGATCCCCAAGGAGTTCCGCGACAAACTCCAGATTGACCCACCAAGTCGAGTCCGGTTTGATGAAAACGAGAACGGAGAGATTGTAGTGCGGCCAGTCAAGCGCCCATCCGAGCTTCGAGGCGCGCTTGCATCGGAGAGCGAGACTCATGAACAAACTGCCACCCGCCAGCTCCGCGAAAGGCGAGCGAAAGACAAGCAGAGGGCCGATGATACGCATAGCTTGTCGAAGCAGGATAAATAG
- the secY gene encoding preprotein translocase subunit SecY, which yields MSWKDTAEPLLVRMPAVQRPEGHVPFKRKLTWTGGVLLLYFFLTNVKLFGLDIDASQQVFGRFSSILASGQGSILQLGIGPIVTASIVLQLLGGADLLGLDTQDDPRDQILYQGLQKLLVLVMICLTGLPMVFAGGFLPADTAVASSLGIGTTGVQWLIFGQMFVGGVLILFMDEVISKWGVGSGIGLFIVAGVSQRLIGGVLTTPFIGNSEGIIYTWYLFITGQRGTGPVLAADGLQTVLLQGELLGLFTTILIFSVVVYAESVRVEIPLSNARVKGARGRFPVKLIYASVLPMILVRALQANIQFLGRILDAQLGSMPAFLGTYANGQPTGGLFYFLAPVQSRGDWMWWLEGTTQPVWQILTRVGIDLFVMLVGGAVFAVFWVETTDMGPEATAKQIHNSGMQIPGFRQNVGVIEKVLERYIPQVTVIGGALVGLLAVMANMLGTIGGVSGTGLLLTVSITYKLYEEIAEEQLMEMHPMMRQMFG from the coding sequence ATGAGCTGGAAGGACACCGCCGAACCACTGCTTGTCCGGATGCCTGCAGTCCAGCGGCCGGAAGGACACGTCCCGTTCAAGCGCAAGCTCACTTGGACAGGGGGCGTACTCCTGCTGTATTTCTTCCTGACAAACGTGAAGCTGTTCGGGCTGGACATCGACGCCAGCCAACAGGTGTTCGGGCGCTTCTCGTCGATTCTGGCCTCCGGTCAGGGGAGCATCTTGCAGTTGGGTATCGGTCCGATCGTTACGGCGTCCATCGTGTTACAGCTCCTCGGTGGGGCGGACCTGCTCGGGCTAGACACCCAAGACGACCCGCGAGACCAGATCCTCTATCAGGGGCTCCAGAAGCTGCTGGTACTCGTGATGATCTGTCTCACCGGGCTCCCGATGGTGTTTGCCGGCGGCTTCCTCCCGGCTGACACGGCGGTCGCAAGTTCCCTGGGTATCGGTACGACCGGTGTCCAGTGGCTCATCTTCGGCCAGATGTTCGTCGGCGGTGTCCTCATCCTGTTCATGGACGAGGTCATCTCCAAATGGGGCGTCGGCTCCGGTATCGGCCTGTTCATCGTCGCCGGCGTGAGTCAACGCCTCATCGGTGGCGTCCTGACAACGCCGTTTATCGGCAACAGCGAAGGGATCATCTACACCTGGTACCTGTTCATCACCGGCCAGCGCGGCACCGGGCCAGTGCTGGCCGCTGATGGCCTCCAGACCGTGCTGCTCCAGGGCGAACTACTGGGGCTGTTCACGACGATCCTCATCTTCTCGGTGGTCGTCTACGCCGAGTCGGTCCGGGTCGAGATACCGCTATCGAACGCCCGTGTGAAAGGAGCTCGTGGCCGGTTCCCGGTCAAGCTCATCTACGCGAGCGTCCTGCCGATGATCCTCGTCCGGGCGCTGCAGGCAAACATCCAGTTCCTGGGCCGGATTCTGGACGCCCAGCTGGGTTCAATGCCGGCGTTCCTCGGCACGTACGCCAACGGCCAGCCAACCGGCGGCCTGTTCTACTTCCTTGCCCCAGTTCAGAGCCGTGGCGACTGGATGTGGTGGCTGGAAGGAACTACGCAACCGGTCTGGCAGATCCTGACCCGCGTCGGCATCGACCTGTTCGTTATGCTGGTCGGTGGCGCAGTCTTCGCCGTGTTCTGGGTCGAAACCACCGATATGGGTCCAGAGGCGACGGCTAAGCAGATCCACAACTCCGGGATGCAGATCCCCGGCTTCCGACAGAACGTCGGCGTCATCGAGAAGGTCCTTGAGCGGTATATTCCACAAGTGACCGTTATCGGAGGGGCCCTTGTTGGGCTGCTCGCAGTGATGGCCAACATGCTGGGTACCATCGGCGGCGTCTCCGGTACCGGGCTGCTGCTGACGGTCTCCATTACGTACAAGCTGTACGAGGAGATCGCCGAAGAGCAGCTCATGGAGATGCATCCGATGATGCGCCAGATGTTTGGATAG
- a CDS encoding uL15m family ribosomal protein, producing MTSKKKRQRGSRTHGGGSHKNRRGAGHRGGRGAAGRDKHEFHNHEPLGKSGFKRPQKVQEEAATIDVREIDENVTLLAADDVAEVEDGGFRVDVRDVVEESDDADYVKVLGAGQVRHELTLIADDFSEGAREKVEAAGGSVELTDLGEERQAEAETDEDADEE from the coding sequence ATGACGAGCAAAAAGAAACGACAGCGCGGCTCGCGCACGCACGGCGGCGGCTCACACAAGAACCGACGTGGTGCCGGCCATCGCGGTGGTCGCGGTGCTGCAGGCCGTGACAAGCACGAGTTCCACAACCACGAACCGCTCGGCAAGAGCGGCTTCAAGCGCCCGCAGAAGGTGCAGGAAGAGGCCGCAACTATCGACGTTCGCGAGATCGACGAGAATGTCACGCTGCTGGCTGCAGATGACGTCGCTGAAGTCGAAGACGGTGGCTTCCGCGTCGATGTCCGTGATGTGGTCGAAGAGTCCGACGACGCCGATTACGTGAAAGTACTCGGTGCGGGCCAGGTTCGCCACGAACTCACGCTCATCGCCGACGACTTCTCCGAGGGCGCTCGCGAGAAGGTCGAAGCTGCAGGCGGGAGCGTCGAACTGACCGACCTCGGCGAGGAGCGCCAGGCCGAGGCCGAGACAGACGAAGACGCGGACGAGGAATAA
- the rpmD gene encoding 50S ribosomal protein L30, translating into MHALVQLRGEVNMHTDIQDTLEMLNIHHVNHCTLVPETDAYRGMVAKVNDFVAFGEPSQETLETVLATRAEPLEGDADVDDEWVAEHTDYDDISGLAFALLSEETTLREQGLSPTLRLHPPRGGHDGVKHPVKEGGQLGKHETEGIDELLEAMR; encoded by the coding sequence ATGCACGCGCTCGTCCAGCTCCGTGGCGAAGTCAACATGCATACCGACATCCAGGACACGCTGGAGATGCTCAACATCCACCACGTGAACCACTGCACGCTCGTCCCTGAGACGGACGCCTACCGCGGCATGGTGGCGAAGGTCAACGACTTCGTCGCCTTCGGCGAGCCGAGCCAGGAGACGCTGGAGACAGTCCTGGCGACGCGTGCCGAGCCACTTGAGGGCGACGCCGACGTGGACGACGAGTGGGTCGCCGAGCACACGGATTACGACGACATCTCCGGGCTCGCGTTCGCGCTCCTCTCCGAGGAGACGACGCTGCGCGAGCAGGGTCTGTCCCCGACGCTTCGTCTCCACCCGCCCCGTGGCGGCCACGACGGCGTCAAACACCCCGTCAAGGAGGGCGGGCAGCTCGGGAAACACGAGACCGAGGGAATCGACGAACTCCTGGAGGCGATGCGATAA
- a CDS encoding 30S ribosomal protein S5 translates to MSANNGWEPRTRLGKQVVEGEIDSMQEALNSGLPLKESEVVDQLVPDLEDEVLDINMVQRMTDSGRRVKFRCVVAVGNRDGLIGYAEGRDDQVGGAIQKAIDIAKLNIIDVSRGCGSWECGCGRPHTVALRTEGKAGSVEVELQPAPRGLGLAGGETVRKVLELAGIEDIWTRSSGNTRTTVNFAKATFNALQNTAEARVPERTFEKREVIE, encoded by the coding sequence ATGAGTGCTAACAACGGATGGGAGCCACGGACACGCCTCGGCAAGCAGGTTGTCGAGGGCGAAATCGACTCCATGCAGGAGGCGCTGAACTCCGGACTCCCGCTGAAAGAATCGGAAGTCGTCGACCAGCTCGTTCCCGACCTGGAAGACGAAGTGCTGGACATCAACATGGTCCAGCGGATGACAGACTCCGGCCGCCGCGTGAAGTTCCGCTGCGTGGTCGCCGTTGGCAACCGCGACGGTCTCATCGGCTACGCCGAAGGGCGTGACGATCAGGTCGGCGGTGCCATCCAGAAAGCCATCGACATCGCGAAGCTGAACATCATCGATGTCTCCCGCGGCTGCGGGTCCTGGGAGTGTGGCTGTGGCCGTCCGCACACGGTCGCGCTGCGCACCGAGGGCAAGGCCGGGAGCGTCGAGGTCGAGCTCCAGCCGGCCCCGCGCGGGCTGGGCCTCGCAGGCGGAGAGACCGTCCGCAAGGTGCTCGAACTCGCCGGTATCGAAGACATCTGGACACGCAGTAGCGGGAACACGCGCACCACGGTCAACTTCGCAAAGGCGACGTTCAACGCCCTGCAGAACACGGCCGAGGCGCGCGTCCCCGAGCGAACCTTCGAGAAACGAGAGGTGATCGAGTGA
- a CDS encoding 50S ribosomal protein L18 gives MATGPRYKVPMRRRREARTDYHQRLRLLKSGKPRLVARKSNKHVRAQLVTLGPNGDDTLASAHSSDLAEYGWEAPTGNMPSAYLTGLLAGLRAKEAGIEEAVLDIGLNSPTPGSKVFAIQEGAIDAGLDIPHNDDVLADWQRTRGAHIAEYDEQLEEPLYSGDFDAADLPEHFDELRETLLDGDIEL, from the coding sequence ATGGCGACAGGACCACGATATAAAGTACCGATGCGGCGACGCCGCGAGGCCAGAACCGATTACCATCAGCGGTTGCGCCTGTTGAAATCCGGTAAGCCACGTCTCGTTGCTCGAAAGAGCAATAAACACGTCAGGGCGCAGCTGGTGACGCTTGGCCCCAATGGCGATGACACTCTCGCGTCCGCTCACTCGAGCGACCTCGCCGAGTACGGCTGGGAGGCCCCGACGGGCAACATGCCCTCGGCGTACCTCACCGGTCTACTCGCCGGGCTTCGCGCGAAGGAAGCGGGTATCGAGGAGGCAGTGCTTGACATCGGACTCAACAGCCCGACCCCCGGAAGCAAAGTATTCGCAATACAGGAAGGCGCAATTGACGCCGGCCTGGACATTCCGCACAATGACGACGTACTCGCGGACTGGCAGCGCACGCGCGGTGCCCACATCGCCGAGTACGACGAGCAGCTTGAAGAGCCGCTGTACAGCGGCGACTTCGACGCTGCAGACCTCCCGGAGCACTTCGACGAGCTCCGAGAGACCCTACTGGACGGTGACATCGAACTATGA
- a CDS encoding 50S ribosomal protein L19e, with protein MTDLSAQKRLAADVLDVGKNRVWFNPERQGDIADAITREDVRELVDEGAIQAKDKKGNSRGRARERQKKRAYGHQKGAGSRKGKAGARQNSKEDWESRIRAQRTKLRELRDEGTLSSSQYRDLYDKAGGGEFDSVADLERYIDANHGDA; from the coding sequence ATGACTGATCTCTCCGCACAGAAGCGACTCGCGGCAGACGTCCTTGACGTCGGGAAGAACCGCGTCTGGTTCAACCCCGAGCGACAGGGCGACATCGCTGACGCGATTACCCGTGAGGACGTTCGCGAACTGGTTGATGAGGGCGCCATTCAGGCGAAAGACAAGAAAGGCAACTCTCGTGGACGCGCCCGGGAGCGCCAGAAGAAGCGTGCGTACGGCCACCAGAAGGGAGCCGGTTCCCGGAAGGGCAAGGCAGGCGCACGGCAGAACTCCAAGGAGGACTGGGAGTCACGTATCCGCGCACAACGGACGAAGCTGCGCGAACTGCGTGACGAGGGAACGCTTTCGAGTTCGCAGTACCGCGACCTGTACGACAAGGCCGGCGGTGGCGAGTTCGACAGCGTTGCCGATCTCGAACGTTACATCGACGCAAACCACGGTGACGCATAA